Proteins found in one Pontibacter sp. SGAir0037 genomic segment:
- the recN gene encoding DNA repair protein RecN, whose product MLIDLKIKNYALIEKLEMNPSPVLNIITGETGAGKSIMLGAIGLLLGNRADTKLLFNQAEKCVIEGVFDVSSYNLHEIFAAEDLDFDDQCILRREISPSGKSRAFVNDTPVTLDVIRKIGENLMDIHSQHDTLQLGDTSYQLNILDIYAGNTASAGNTTFDIYAGNLSYLRNYNDTYRKFKKLESDYKKLTDQLAQAQKELDYNTFLLNELEEANLQEEEQEKLEAELKQLENAEDIKLKLTQAVQSLTESDFNITSALKDTAYLISQLSQFSPKYEELRSRTESCMIELNDIAGELEDAERHTEADPERASEVQERLNMIYTLQRKHQVLTVAELLAIQHDLETKVGSVLNLDNAIASTQKAMLEVEKDVLAKAEILSERRKDSFGKFEQELYRLLAELGMPNARIVIQHSSTSPSATGTDEISILFSANKGAQPQSLVKAASGGEFSRLMLSIKYMLADKVALPTIVFDEIDTGISGEVAVKVGRMMQQMAQKHQIIAISHLPQIAAQGNSHYFVYKEDREDRTISRVRKLTDEERVNEIAHMIAGANPSANAYQSAKELLSL is encoded by the coding sequence ATGCTGATAGACTTAAAAATTAAAAACTACGCTTTAATAGAAAAGCTGGAAATGAACCCTTCGCCTGTGCTGAACATCATTACAGGTGAGACAGGAGCTGGTAAATCCATCATGTTAGGAGCAATAGGGCTTCTGTTGGGAAACAGGGCCGATACAAAGCTGCTCTTTAACCAAGCCGAAAAGTGTGTGATAGAAGGTGTGTTTGATGTGTCGTCTTACAACCTGCACGAGATCTTTGCTGCCGAAGACCTGGACTTCGACGACCAATGCATCTTACGCCGCGAGATCAGCCCGAGTGGCAAGTCCCGTGCTTTTGTGAATGATACACCGGTAACGCTGGATGTAATTCGTAAGATAGGAGAGAACCTGATGGATATCCACTCACAGCACGACACGCTGCAGTTGGGCGATACCAGCTATCAGTTAAACATCCTGGACATTTATGCAGGAAATACTGCATCGGCAGGAAATACCACGTTTGATATTTATGCAGGTAATCTCTCTTACCTGAGAAACTATAACGATACTTACCGCAAGTTCAAAAAGCTGGAAAGCGATTATAAAAAACTGACAGACCAGCTGGCACAGGCTCAGAAAGAGCTCGACTACAATACTTTTCTGCTGAATGAGCTGGAGGAAGCCAACCTGCAGGAAGAAGAGCAGGAGAAACTAGAGGCGGAGCTTAAACAACTTGAAAATGCCGAAGACATTAAGCTGAAGCTTACGCAGGCAGTGCAGTCTTTAACCGAGTCTGATTTTAACATCACATCTGCTTTAAAAGATACTGCTTACCTAATCAGCCAGCTATCGCAATTCTCGCCGAAATACGAAGAACTCAGGAGTCGAACCGAAAGCTGTATGATCGAGCTGAATGATATAGCGGGCGAGTTGGAGGATGCGGAACGCCATACGGAAGCTGATCCTGAACGTGCCTCTGAAGTGCAGGAACGTTTAAACATGATCTATACCCTGCAGCGCAAGCACCAGGTGCTAACAGTGGCGGAGTTATTGGCTATACAACACGACCTGGAAACCAAAGTAGGTAGCGTACTGAACTTAGACAACGCTATCGCCAGCACACAGAAAGCCATGCTGGAGGTGGAAAAGGACGTACTGGCAAAAGCGGAGATTCTCTCTGAACGCCGCAAAGATTCTTTCGGTAAATTTGAGCAGGAGCTGTACCGTTTACTGGCAGAGCTGGGCATGCCGAATGCGCGTATTGTTATTCAGCACAGTTCTACGTCACCTTCTGCTACAGGTACCGACGAAATCAGCATTCTTTTTAGTGCCAACAAAGGTGCGCAGCCGCAATCACTGGTAAAAGCAGCTTCGGGAGGTGAATTTTCACGCCTGATGCTCAGTATTAAGTATATGCTGGCCGATAAGGTGGCACTTCCGACTATTGTTTTCGATGAAATAGATACAGGTATTTCGGGTGAGGTAGCTGTTAAGGTAGGCAGAATGATGCAGCAAATGGCGCAGAAGCACCAGATAATTGCTATTTCGCACTTACCTCAGATTGCGGCCCAGGGTAACTCACATTATTTTGTGTATAAAGAAGACCGGGAAGACCGTACCATCAGCCGCGTACGGAAATTAACAGATGAGGAGCGAGTAAACGAAATTGCCCATATGATAGCAGGTGCCAATCCGAGTGCAAATGCGTATCAAAGTGCAAAAGAGTTGTTATCACTATAA
- a CDS encoding enoyl-ACP reductase: protein MSYNLLKGKKGIIFGALDEKSIAWKVAMRAKEEGAEFVLTNAPLAMRMGEIKKLAEACNAEIVPADATSVEDLENLFTKSQEILGGKIDFVLHSIGMSPNIRKGKSYGDLNYEWFLKTLDISALSFHKVMQVAEKQDAMNEWGSIVALSYIAAQRVFPDYTDMSQAKAVLESIARNYGYRYGKLKNVRVNTISQSPTKTTAGTGVGGFDAFYDYADKMSPLGNASAEACADYCITLFSDLTKMVTMQNLMHDGGFSSMGISEGIVEMISK, encoded by the coding sequence ATGTCTTATAATCTGCTAAAAGGAAAGAAAGGAATTATTTTCGGAGCACTGGACGAAAAGTCTATTGCCTGGAAAGTAGCTATGCGTGCCAAAGAAGAGGGTGCTGAATTTGTGCTGACAAATGCACCGTTGGCTATGCGTATGGGTGAGATCAAAAAACTGGCTGAAGCGTGTAATGCTGAAATTGTTCCGGCAGATGCTACCTCAGTAGAAGATCTGGAGAACCTGTTTACAAAGTCTCAGGAGATTTTGGGTGGAAAGATAGACTTCGTGCTGCACTCTATCGGTATGAGCCCAAACATTCGTAAAGGCAAATCTTACGGAGACCTGAACTATGAGTGGTTCCTGAAAACCCTGGATATTTCTGCTCTTTCCTTCCATAAAGTAATGCAGGTAGCAGAGAAGCAGGATGCCATGAACGAGTGGGGTTCTATTGTGGCACTTTCTTATATTGCCGCACAACGTGTGTTCCCTGATTATACCGATATGTCGCAGGCAAAGGCTGTATTAGAGTCTATTGCCCGTAACTATGGCTATCGCTATGGAAAACTGAAAAATGTACGTGTAAACACAATTTCTCAGTCTCCTACTAAAACAACAGCAGGAACAGGTGTAGGCGGCTTCGATGCCTTCTACGACTATGCAGATAAAATGTCGCCGCTGGGCAACGCTTCTGCTGAGGCCTGTGCAGACTACTGCATTACCTTGTTCTCAGACCTGACAAAGATGGTAACAATGCAAAACCTGATGCACGACGGTGGCTTCAGCAGCATGGGTATCTCCGAAGGTATAGTTGAGATGATCAGTAAGTAA